The window CAAGATGCTGAATGTCTTTATCTCTGCTAAAACCACCAAAGTTCGTGCTCACAGATGATTTGTGGCCTGTTCACCCTCACAGCTCCAGACCTGGGAATGTTACGGACACAAATCCCTCCAGCTGGACTAAAAACTTTTGTGGGACAGTTTCTACTGGTGCCAGCCTTTACTAGGAGTTTTCTCCCTCCCCTACAAAACCAGTTCTatcagctctgtcctgccctgcacCCCAAGTGATGCCATTGCAGCTGCCCAGCCTTACCCGAGCTGCCAGCTCTCACCAGGGCTGCTTTTCCCTGCCGATCCCTAaaagcacagaggggctgcactgCACTGCTCAGCATTCCCCAAACCGGGCTCTGCTTTACTTCCAGGGCCTGTTCTGGACGCTGGTCCTGCTGTGGGAGCGGCTGCTCAGGGGCGCCAGGCTGCGGGGAGAGCTGTGCAGGCCGGGGTTGCTCCTGGCCGAGGAGAGCTTCGAGTCGCGGCCCGAGAGACCCCGGCTGAGGCGGCCTGTGGGAGAAACAGGCCCAGGTCACAAACTGGCTGTGCACGGGTCGGGgggccccatccctgggtgtgtccagccAGCATGGatgggcctggagcagcctgggagaggggaaggtgtccctgcccgtggtgggatggatggggtttaaggtcccttcccacggTGGGATGGATGGGGTTTAAGGCCCCTTCCCACCCAACCGTTCCATGATGAGGTTGAGGCACGTTCTGGTGATGCCTTAAgaattttagcttttatatttttcgaATCCTATACTGCATTATTGTCATGCACATGTCACAGTTGAGGCAATCACCATACCCAGAGTAtcaccacacaatttcagaaagcttcacCCCGTACACAGTAACACCACcccacttcagaaggctgcaagcattTGCTCTTGTCACTCTTCAGCCCAACCTCTTATACCCCTAATGTGTGTGCCCTCTGTGATTGCTCAGCACCCCTGGGCACTCCTTGGCTCATCACCtgcaatgctgctcacctgctcctcacagctgcagcCAATGAGGGACGAAGCTGGGGCAGCCCAACTCCCAATTATCTCTGTGCCTACACCTTCCCACCCAACCATTCCATCATGAGGTTGAAGCGTGTTCTGGTGATGCCCTAGCATAAATTTTAgcatttatatttttcaaatcctgcactgcatTAGTGCTACAGCCCACATCACAGCTGAGACAGCCACCATACCCAGAGTATCACCATACAGTATCAGAAAGCTTCACCCCATACACAGTAACACCACcccacttcagaaggctgcagcATCTGCCCTCCTTGTCCTTCAGCCCAACCTTTTTTACCCCTCACAttcatgcactgcacctgtgtgccctctgttttCCTTCGTGATTACTCAGCActcctgggcactccatggctcattgctgtcaatgctgctcacctgcttctCACAGCTGGAGCCAATTAAGGATGAGGCTGGGGCAACTCCACTCCCAATTATCACAAACTCTGCACCTACACCTTCCCACCCAACCATTCCATCATGAGGTTGAAGCGTGTTCTGGTGATGCCTTAGCATAAATTTTAgcatttatatttttcaaatcctgtacTGTATTAGTGCATGACTAAACTCCACATGAAAGGTTAATTAACTTCATCTGCCCTTAATGTACCTGAAGGTATTTGATTAAATATATCTCCCTTTATTCTTTTAGCTTTGCCTcaatgccttgtgaaggctgatctAGATGGAACTATAGAgtaaagcagggattcattcacaggatctcctccatggctgcaccttgggcagcaccagagcccagccagggctgcacccaagatgaaccaaaacggccccaaaatgcacgagcgctgccggggtctgtccctgggatcagctctgctccatttgcaccttgcagttcattgtcccattgcagctttagcccaggcagtcccaccctgcttgtttttctctctgcagcccacggggtttgtgctcctgggctgagatttggggcatttgtccttggtgcccagctggagcagcaattgttttgtctccctgctctgtgcacacagctcaccatccctgaatgtgaacccagccccacacactaaagcagcacaaaatgggaaaaatataaAGGCCAAACCCTGAGGGATCAGCCTGGCCTCTGTGTCTAGGCAAGCCCAAAAAGGCAGCACGGGTCTCTTACTGGCAGCATCTGAAGGCATCTGCTCCTCAGCCAGGTAATGCCTCAACTTCTGGAGATCATCTGCAGAAAACCTCCACTTGTTCTCTGCCCGTGTGGGGGGCACCCTGGGCGCTGCTCTCCTGCGGGCAGTTCCTGGGGGAGCTGGCACCTGGCAGGACACGGGCAGTGTGCCGGTGATCAGCCCCTCTGGGATCTTCTGGGCAAGGACCTTgaggcctgcagggacacagagcagctgtTACCACAGCTGGGTGGGTCAGGAGGGACCAGTCAGGAGGGATttgtggagctggaggtgcaaagTTTGGATGGAGAAATGTGGGTGGCAGGAAAGGGGGGAACTCTCAGGTGAGATCCCACAGGGACTCTGGGGACAATGGCAGGAGgacgtggagctgctggagagagtccagaggaggccctggagctgctcccagagctgggaatgttcccctggagcagggaaggctccagggagagctcccagcacatggcagggcctgcaggggctccagcagagctgcagagggactggggacaaggcctgcagggacagcacccagggaatggctcccactgccagagggcagccatgggtggcatcttggcaatgaggaattcctgcctgggctggcattgccagagcagctggggctgcccctgagccctgcagtgcccaaggccaggtggacactggggctggagcagcctgggacagggagaggtgtccctgcccacagggaCAGGACTGGCTGATCCTTCAGCTtccacccaacccaaaccatcccatgattCCACAACCCAGACCTTTCCCATCTCCAGCTCCCACAAGTTGCTCCCTTTCCCCAGGAGGTGTgggggagctctcccagccccaccTACCCCCAGACAACATGAAGAGGTTCTCAAAGCCCCTCTCACACATGGTGGTGGCTGCCTGGCTGGCCAAGCGCTCGTCGTTGTCGTACACGATGATGATTTTGCCATGGGCGTTTTTCTGCCATGGGAATTGTTAAGGAGTCAACTGTTGAACTTCAGGGATGTTGAAACATTTTAGGAAGCAACAGAGACAAATGGGATTGGGGAGGGAAAGACTCCATACTTGGCTTGCAAGTAGGAATGCTCTCCCTGAGCAATTCtcaggggctgaggctggccAGACACAGCTTAATTCCCACTGGATCCAGCATTGCTTAaagactgggaatgggaacagcccCTCAGAATCAACAGCCTGGGAATGACCAGCCTAAAATCCCCCTTAATAATGCTCTGTCTGTCCCCAGTCCCATCAAGATGCTGAGAGGAAGCCAAAGGATTTGATGGGTGcatccccagagcagcagcaggagagcagtgcccaggtctggcttggcctcccagcaGCCAAAATCCTGGGAAATGCCAAATCcaggcagctcccactgcagccaaGAGGAACCTTGAGGAAGCAGAATCCAGCATCTGATGGGGGCAATGGAGCTGCACCAGGTAACTCCTGTCCCACCCTAACTTTGCTTGGATAAGCCCCAATTGATTTTGGGAGCCCCCACCAACATCCCCCCATGTTTTCATGCAAAGGATACATATTCCAGAATATTATTTGTGTAGGGATTCATGGTTCTAGACAACGTTGCAATGGGATAGGAATAGGCTGCAGAAGGGGAACAAAAAGGGCAAATCACCCAGAGGCTGAACACCAACATCCTGGGATACAACAGCCTAGACAACCCACCGAGTATGGGATCAACATCAGCCCTCCCAGGAAGATGTGCTGGATAAGCACTGGGAGCACACAGTGGGGTTCCAGCTGGGGGACAAACTGCAGCAGGGGTGTGCCCAGAGCTGCAATCcctctgtgcccagagctgcaatccctctgtgcccagagctgcaggtaggccctgtgcccagagctgcaggtaggccctgtgcccagagctgcaatccatctgtgcccagagctgcaggcaggccctgtgcccagagctgcagtcaatctgTGCCCAGAACTGCAGTCTGTCCCCatgcccagagctgcagcccatgcGTGCCCAGGTGCCCAGGGCTGCGGCCCATGCGTGCCCAGGTGCCCAGGGCTGCAGTCCATGcgtgccccggtgcccagagctgcagtCCATGCgtgcccagagctgcagcccatgcGTGCCCAGGTGCCCAGGGCTGCAGTCcatgtgtgcccaggtgcccagagctgcagcccacgCGTGCCCAGGTGCCCAGGGCTCACCCCCCACGATGTGGCACTGCTCGTAGGCGTCGCGGTCCCGCACgtccagcagcaggaaggggcagtcggggtagggcctctccctggccTGGCTGTCCTGCTCCTCCTTCTTGGGAGAATCCTTCTCCACGTCCAGCTCCCCGACCCC of the Melospiza melodia melodia isolate bMelMel2 chromosome 4, bMelMel2.pri, whole genome shotgun sequence genome contains:
- the CEP41 gene encoding centrosomal protein of 41 kDa isoform X3, with protein sequence MEKLEEIKRNYRYKKDELFKRLKVTTFAQLVLQVASLSNESLEVTNEELHKLQDAGAAGDDGAGTNGKGSPEGTASPVLFLDSSGAGESLRSTLQSVISGVGELDVEKDSPKKEEQDSQARERPYPDCPFLLLDVRDRDAYEQCHIVGAYSYPIATLSRTMNPYTNNILEYKNAHGKIIIVYDNDERLASQAATTMCERGFENLFMLSGGLKVLAQKIPEGLITGTLPVSCQVPAPPGTARRRAAPRVPPTRAENKWRFSADDLQKLRHYLAEEQMPSDAASRLSRGLSGRDSKLSSARSNPGLHSSPRSLAPLSSRSHSRTSVQNRPWK
- the CEP41 gene encoding centrosomal protein of 41 kDa isoform X1 is translated as MSARGGFGDPQFLTRRIPPNPKYQHIKTRLDTGNSLSKYMEKLEEIKRNYRYKKDELFKRLKVTTFAQLVLQVASLSNESLEVTNEELHKLQDAGAAGDDGAGTNGKGSPEGTASPVLFLDSSGAGESLRSTLQSVISGVGELDVEKDSPKKEEQDSQARERPYPDCPFLLLDVRDRDAYEQCHIVGAYSYPIATLSRTMNPYTNNILEYKNAHGKIIIVYDNDERLASQAATTMCERGFENLFMLSGGLKVLAQKIPEGLITGTLPVSCQVPAPPGTARRRAAPRVPPTRAENKWRFSADDLQKLRHYLAEEQMPSDAASRLSRGLSGRDSKLSSARSNPGLHSSPRSLAPLSSRSHSRTSVQNRPWK
- the CEP41 gene encoding centrosomal protein of 41 kDa isoform X2, which produces MSENPNGSARTGPDYRYKKDELFKRLKVTTFAQLVLQVASLSNESLEVTNEELHKLQDAGAAGDDGAGTNGKGSPEGTASPVLFLDSSGAGESLRSTLQSVISGVGELDVEKDSPKKEEQDSQARERPYPDCPFLLLDVRDRDAYEQCHIVGAYSYPIATLSRTMNPYTNNILEYKNAHGKIIIVYDNDERLASQAATTMCERGFENLFMLSGGLKVLAQKIPEGLITGTLPVSCQVPAPPGTARRRAAPRVPPTRAENKWRFSADDLQKLRHYLAEEQMPSDAASRLSRGLSGRDSKLSSARSNPGLHSSPRSLAPLSSRSHSRTSVQNRPWK